Proteins from a single region of Pseudomonas fulva:
- a CDS encoding PQQ-dependent sugar dehydrogenase, which translates to MRIVWLAAGLCAAALAHADYRIETVTGGLAHPWSMAFLPDGRMLVTERTGQLRLIDAGGKLQAEPVRGLPTPFVATQAGLMEVALDPHFASDPWIYLSYAHGELDANNTRLARARLVDGELRDFQVLFTAQPAKAGASHYGGRIAFLPDDTLVLTLGDGFDGREQAQNPGNHLGKTVRLNRDGSIPPDNPLRGQAGVAEEIYSLGHRNVQGIVYDRQRKRLYSHEHGPKGGDELNLLQPGGNYGWPLTSFGVDYTGAMVTPFTELPGYLAPELHWTPSVAPSGLALYTGDRFPHWKGDLFVSTLAEKSVRRVRLDKGRLAGEDILFQELEERIRGVYDGPDGALYLLTDSEDGRLLRVVPL; encoded by the coding sequence GTGAGAATTGTCTGGCTGGCAGCGGGGCTTTGCGCGGCCGCGCTGGCCCATGCCGATTACCGTATCGAAACCGTCACCGGCGGGCTGGCCCACCCCTGGTCCATGGCGTTTTTGCCCGATGGCCGCATGCTGGTGACCGAGCGAACCGGCCAGCTGCGCCTGATCGATGCCGGCGGCAAGCTGCAGGCCGAGCCGGTCCGCGGACTGCCGACGCCCTTCGTGGCCACCCAGGCCGGGCTGATGGAAGTGGCGCTGGATCCGCACTTCGCCAGCGATCCCTGGATCTACCTGAGCTACGCCCATGGCGAGCTCGACGCCAACAACACGCGGCTGGCCCGCGCCCGCCTGGTCGACGGCGAGCTGCGTGATTTCCAGGTGCTGTTCACTGCCCAGCCGGCCAAGGCAGGCGCCTCCCACTACGGTGGGCGCATCGCCTTCTTGCCTGACGACACCCTGGTGCTGACCCTGGGTGATGGCTTCGACGGGCGCGAGCAGGCGCAGAACCCGGGCAATCACCTGGGCAAGACGGTGCGCCTGAACCGCGATGGCAGCATCCCGCCGGACAACCCGCTGCGCGGCCAGGCGGGCGTCGCCGAGGAAATCTACAGCCTGGGGCACCGCAACGTGCAGGGCATCGTCTACGACCGCCAGCGCAAGCGCCTGTACAGCCACGAGCACGGCCCCAAGGGCGGCGACGAGCTGAATCTGCTGCAGCCCGGTGGCAACTACGGCTGGCCGCTGACGTCCTTCGGCGTCGACTACACCGGGGCGATGGTCACGCCCTTCACCGAGTTGCCCGGCTACCTGGCGCCGGAGCTGCACTGGACGCCGTCGGTGGCGCCCTCCGGGCTGGCGCTGTATACCGGCGATCGCTTCCCGCACTGGAAGGGTGACCTGTTCGTCTCCACCCTGGCGGAGAAGAGCGTGCGCCGGGTACGCCTCGACAAGGGCCGGCTGGCCGGAGAGGACATTCTTTTCCAGGAGCTGGAGGAGCGCATTCGCGGCGTCTACGACGGGCCGGACGGCGCGCTGTATCTGCTGACCGACAGCGAGGATGGCAGGCTGCTGCGGGTCGTGCCGCTGTAG
- a CDS encoding M48 metallopeptidase family protein, with amino-acid sequence MTPLKYLQGYPASLQDQVRQMIAGERLGDYLAQRYGGRHGIQSDKALYAYVMALKQEHLKNAPAIDKVLFDNRLDLTHRALGLHTSISRVQGGKLKAKKEIRVASLFREAAPQFLQMIVVHELAHLKESDHNKAFYKLCEYMLPDYQQLEFDLRLYLTWRDLQAGAPQ; translated from the coding sequence ATGACACCGCTCAAATACCTCCAGGGTTACCCCGCTTCGCTCCAGGACCAGGTGCGCCAGATGATCGCGGGCGAGCGCCTGGGTGATTACCTAGCGCAGCGCTATGGCGGCCGTCATGGGATCCAGAGTGACAAGGCGCTGTATGCCTATGTCATGGCGCTCAAGCAGGAACACCTGAAGAACGCGCCGGCCATCGACAAGGTGCTGTTCGACAATCGCCTCGACCTGACCCACCGCGCCCTCGGCCTGCACACCAGCATCTCCCGGGTGCAGGGCGGCAAGCTCAAGGCCAAGAAGGAGATTCGCGTCGCTTCGCTGTTTCGCGAGGCGGCGCCACAGTTCCTGCAGATGATCGTGGTGCACGAGCTGGCGCACCTCAAGGAGAGCGATCACAACAAGGCGTTCTACAAGCTCTGCGAGTACATGCTGCCGGACTATCAGCAACTGGAGTTCGACCTGCGCCTGTACCTGACCTGGCGGGATCTGCAGGCCGGCGCGCCTCAATAG
- a CDS encoding GreA/GreB family elongation factor: MDKHAIVQQVIERLGLELQAAEQAARAAHETATHEENIAENKYDTLGLEAAYLAAGQARRVEEIGLRLRVWRQLLVRAYDATQGIRLTSLVLLADENDQQQWLFLGPEGAAIKVQVEQRTILVLSPDAPLGQRLLGRRIGDEIELSVAGRAQHHEIIEAY, encoded by the coding sequence ATGGACAAGCACGCCATCGTGCAGCAGGTCATCGAGCGCCTCGGCCTCGAGTTGCAGGCCGCCGAACAGGCGGCGCGGGCGGCCCACGAGACGGCCACCCATGAAGAGAACATCGCCGAGAACAAGTACGACACCCTCGGGCTGGAAGCTGCCTACTTGGCAGCCGGACAGGCTCGCCGCGTGGAAGAGATCGGCCTGCGCCTGCGCGTCTGGCGCCAGTTGCTGGTGCGCGCCTATGACGCTACCCAAGGCATTCGGCTGACCAGCCTGGTGCTGCTGGCCGACGAGAACGACCAGCAGCAATGGCTGTTTCTCGGCCCGGAGGGGGCGGCGATCAAGGTGCAGGTCGAGCAGCGCACGATTCTGGTGCTGAGCCCCGATGCGCCGCTAGGCCAGCGCCTGCTCGGGCGGCGCATCGGTGACGAGATCGAGCTGAGCGTCGCCGGCCGCGCGCAGCACCACGAGATCATCGAAGCCTATTGA
- the yccS gene encoding YccS family putative transporter — protein sequence MPSPSLRHSLRRLWALDKFSYSLRVFIALGGSLALCWHQGWMHGLIPLFLGVIASALAETDDSWQGRLTALLVTLGCFSAAAYTVEFLFPYPWLFVSALALSAFALTMLGALGERFATLGSATLILAVYSMIGVEQRGGVAGLWLEPLLLVAGAAWYGVLSVLWHALFAHQPVQQSLARLFRELGLYLKLKAALFEPLRQLDVEARRLDLAKQNGRVVAALNATKEIILHRVGNGRPGPKVSRYLKLYFLAQDIHERASSSHYPYNALAEAFFHSDVMFRCQRLLRLHGKACHALAQAIELRQPFEYGEHYSQAQADLQASLEHLRIQSNPAWKHLLRSLGALAGNLGTLDRLLSSASNPDALAEEQDSSLLDREPQSLRDVWERIRLQLTPTSLLFRHALRLSIALAAGYGVLHWIHPTQGYWILLTTLFVCQPNYGATRMKLVQRIIGTVLGLLLGWALIDLFPAQLIQAFFAVAAGVVFFATRSSRYTVATAAITLLVLFCFNQVGDGYGLILPRLFDTLLGSLIAGLAVFLILPDWQGRRLNRVVANTLSCNSTYLRQIMRQYAEGKRDDLAYRLARRNAHNADAALSTTLGNMLMEPGHFRKEADIGFRFLVLSHTLLSYLSGLGAHRGEALLADEQNELPASALRLADSLDEIARGLSEQTPVAIQSDHEEHLASCLEQMPDDLDDAQRLVQTQLSLIARQLGPLRTLAAHLLKNREKPAYEA from the coding sequence ATGCCGTCCCCCTCCTTGCGCCACTCGCTGCGTCGCCTCTGGGCACTGGACAAGTTCAGCTACAGCCTGCGGGTATTCATTGCCCTGGGCGGCAGCCTGGCGCTGTGCTGGCATCAGGGCTGGATGCACGGCCTGATCCCGTTGTTTCTCGGGGTGATCGCCAGCGCCCTGGCCGAAACCGACGACAGTTGGCAGGGCCGCCTTACCGCATTGCTGGTGACCCTGGGGTGCTTCAGCGCCGCGGCCTATACGGTCGAATTCCTGTTTCCCTATCCCTGGCTGTTCGTCAGTGCCCTGGCGCTGTCGGCCTTTGCCCTGACCATGCTCGGCGCCCTGGGCGAGCGTTTCGCCACGCTCGGTTCGGCCACCCTGATTCTGGCGGTGTACAGCATGATCGGCGTGGAGCAGCGCGGCGGCGTCGCCGGGCTATGGCTCGAGCCGCTGCTGCTGGTGGCGGGCGCCGCCTGGTACGGCGTGCTCTCGGTGCTCTGGCATGCCTTGTTCGCCCACCAGCCGGTACAACAGAGCCTGGCCCGGCTGTTTCGTGAGCTGGGGCTGTACCTCAAGCTCAAGGCCGCGCTGTTCGAGCCGCTGCGCCAGTTGGACGTGGAGGCACGGCGCCTGGATCTGGCCAAGCAGAATGGTCGGGTGGTGGCGGCGCTCAATGCCACCAAGGAAATCATCCTGCACCGGGTCGGCAATGGCCGCCCAGGCCCTAAGGTCAGCCGCTACCTGAAGCTGTATTTTCTCGCCCAGGATATCCACGAGCGCGCCAGTTCCTCGCACTACCCTTACAACGCCCTGGCCGAAGCCTTCTTCCACAGCGACGTGATGTTCCGCTGCCAGCGCCTGCTGCGCCTGCACGGCAAGGCCTGCCATGCCCTGGCCCAGGCCATCGAGCTGCGCCAGCCGTTCGAGTACGGCGAGCACTACAGCCAGGCCCAGGCCGACCTGCAGGCATCCCTGGAGCACCTGCGCATCCAGAGCAACCCGGCCTGGAAACACCTGCTGCGCTCGCTCGGCGCCCTGGCCGGCAACCTCGGCACCCTCGACCGCCTGCTGAGCAGCGCCAGCAACCCCGACGCCCTGGCCGAGGAGCAGGACAGCTCGCTGCTCGATCGCGAACCACAGTCGCTGCGCGATGTATGGGAGCGCATCCGCCTGCAGCTCACCCCGACCTCGCTGCTGTTTCGCCATGCCCTGCGCCTGTCCATCGCCCTGGCTGCCGGTTATGGCGTGCTGCACTGGATTCACCCGACCCAGGGCTACTGGATCCTGCTCACCACCCTGTTCGTCTGCCAGCCCAACTACGGCGCCACGCGCATGAAGCTGGTGCAGCGCATCATCGGCACCGTGCTCGGGCTGCTGCTGGGCTGGGCGCTGATCGACCTGTTCCCGGCCCAGTTGATCCAGGCCTTCTTCGCCGTCGCCGCCGGCGTGGTGTTCTTCGCCACCCGCTCCAGCCGCTACACCGTGGCCACGGCGGCGATCACCCTGCTGGTGCTGTTCTGCTTCAACCAGGTGGGTGATGGCTACGGGCTGATCCTGCCGCGCCTGTTCGATACCCTGCTCGGCAGCCTGATCGCCGGCCTGGCGGTGTTCCTGATCCTGCCGGACTGGCAGGGTCGCCGGCTCAATCGCGTGGTGGCCAATACCCTGAGCTGCAACAGCACCTACCTGCGGCAGATCATGCGCCAGTACGCCGAAGGCAAGCGCGACGACCTCGCCTATCGCCTGGCCCGGCGCAACGCCCACAACGCCGACGCGGCACTGTCGACCACCCTGGGCAACATGCTGATGGAGCCCGGGCACTTTCGTAAGGAGGCGGATATCGGCTTTCGCTTCCTGGTGCTCTCCCACACCCTGCTCAGCTACCTGTCGGGCCTGGGCGCACACCGCGGCGAAGCCCTGCTGGCCGACGAGCAGAACGAGTTGCCGGCCAGCGCCCTGCGCCTGGCCGACAGCCTCGACGAGATCGCCCGCGGCCTCAGCGAACAGACGCCAGTGGCCATCCAGAGCGACCACGAAGAGCATCTCGCCAGTTGCCTGGAGCAGATGCCCGATGATCTGGACGATGCCCAGCGCCTGGTGCAGACCCAGCTGTCGCTGATCGCCCGGCAGCTCGGCCCGCTGCGCACCCTGGCGGCGCACCTGCTCAAGAACCGCGAAAAGCCGGCGTACGAGGCCTGA
- a CDS encoding glutathione S-transferase N-terminal domain-containing protein, whose translation MIDLHYWTTPNGHKISIFLEESGLDYDVHPVNIGEGQQFEPAFLKISPNNRIPAIVDNNPGDGGEPISVFESGAILEYLADKIGRFMPLQPRLRVQVQQWLHWQMGGLGPMAGQNHHFVRFAPEQIPYAIDRYVKETARLYGVLDRQLEGREYVAGDYSIADMAIYPWAKGWELQRQRLEDFPNMAAWLARMGKRPAVQRAYQVAEAIGQRPDEVLTSDARKALF comes from the coding sequence ATGATCGACCTCCATTACTGGACGACCCCCAATGGCCACAAGATCAGCATCTTTCTCGAAGAGAGCGGGCTGGATTACGACGTGCACCCCGTCAATATCGGCGAGGGCCAGCAGTTCGAACCGGCATTTCTGAAGATCTCGCCGAACAACCGGATCCCGGCCATCGTCGACAACAATCCCGGCGACGGCGGCGAGCCGATCTCGGTGTTCGAGTCCGGGGCGATTCTCGAGTACCTGGCCGACAAGATCGGCCGCTTCATGCCGCTGCAGCCGCGCTTGCGCGTGCAGGTTCAGCAATGGCTGCATTGGCAGATGGGCGGGCTGGGGCCAATGGCCGGGCAGAACCATCACTTCGTGCGCTTCGCGCCGGAGCAGATTCCCTATGCCATCGACCGCTACGTGAAAGAGACGGCGCGCCTGTACGGCGTACTGGACCGGCAGCTCGAGGGGCGCGAGTACGTGGCCGGTGACTATTCGATCGCCGACATGGCCATCTACCCCTGGGCCAAGGGCTGGGAGCTGCAGCGCCAGCGCCTCGAGGATTTCCCCAACATGGCCGCCTGGCTGGCGCGCATGGGCAAGCGGCCTGCGGTGCAGCGGGCCTATCAGGTTGCCGAGGCCATCGGCCAGCGCCCCGACGAGGTGCTCACCAGCGACGCGCGCAAGGCGTTGTTCTGA
- a CDS encoding putative bifunctional diguanylate cyclase/phosphodiesterase, whose protein sequence is MSTRQGALRLTLNYLIAAGLWIVFSDLLLASLDLTARQTEQAQVWKGLVFVLLTSGLLYLTISRHLGRQARIGTALRASEERLSLALSATEDGLWDWDLRRQRVYYSPGYHTLLGMKDGELSADRDQWQQLLHPEDRPAYQRVLDEVMQATADTSYENSYRLRHRDGSYRWVLSRGRLQLDAQGRPERFIGTVKDVTQRRADADSLRQAAAVFESTQEGVLVTDAQQTIVHINPAFSRITGYSEAEILGKHPTLLKSGRHDAAFYQQLWHTLQTQGSWSGEVWNRRKDGEIYPQWQCIRAIRGDHGLLSHYVAVFSDISVLKHSQQELDHLAHHDPLSNLPNRLLFSERVEHALQRAQRDDDRGAVLVVDLDHFKHINESLGHNVGDLLLKATGERLASRLGPGSTLARLGGDEFAVLSEDCTQAEQAAHLAQALIDCLNAPFLLDGQELFISASVGICLYPEDAKTVDEVLRNVDSALFKAKNSGREGFAFYDQEQTEYARQRVELIAGMRHAIENGELRVHYQPLHSLTDNQMIGVEALVRWQHPQRGLVPPGEFIPIAEDSGMISAIDAWVLEQACRQMVAWRNAGHGLQFVAVNISSRLFSRGELDQRVAQVLQSTGLPASCLELEVTESAVMDAPDQAQALLERLRSLGVRLAIDDFGTGYSSLARLKRLPVHKLKLDQSFVAGLPDDQDDLAITRAVIALAHSMEMKVLAEGVERVEQLERLRQLGCDYVQGYFIGRPVPAQNLPLA, encoded by the coding sequence ATGAGCACTCGCCAAGGCGCATTACGCCTGACTTTGAACTACCTGATAGCCGCCGGCCTGTGGATCGTGTTCAGCGACCTGCTGCTGGCCTCCCTCGACCTGACGGCCCGACAGACGGAGCAGGCCCAGGTCTGGAAGGGCCTGGTATTCGTGCTGCTGACCAGCGGCCTGCTGTACCTGACGATCAGCCGCCACCTGGGCCGCCAGGCGCGAATCGGCACGGCGCTGCGCGCCAGCGAGGAACGCCTCAGCCTGGCCCTGTCGGCCACCGAGGACGGTCTCTGGGACTGGGACCTGCGCCGCCAGCGCGTTTACTATTCGCCGGGTTACCACACCCTGCTGGGCATGAAGGATGGCGAACTGAGCGCTGACCGCGACCAGTGGCAACAATTGCTGCACCCCGAGGACCGCCCTGCCTACCAGCGCGTCCTCGACGAAGTGATGCAGGCGACCGCGGACACTTCCTACGAAAACAGCTACCGCCTGCGCCACCGCGACGGCAGCTACCGCTGGGTACTGTCGCGCGGTCGCCTGCAGCTCGATGCCCAGGGGCGGCCGGAGCGTTTCATCGGCACCGTCAAGGACGTCACCCAACGCCGCGCCGACGCCGACAGCCTGCGCCAGGCGGCCGCGGTATTCGAATCGACCCAGGAAGGCGTGCTGGTCACCGATGCGCAGCAGACCATCGTGCACATCAATCCGGCGTTCAGCCGGATCACCGGCTACAGCGAAGCGGAAATCCTCGGCAAGCACCCCACCCTGCTCAAGTCCGGCCGCCATGACGCCGCGTTCTACCAGCAGCTCTGGCACACATTGCAAACCCAGGGCAGCTGGAGCGGCGAGGTGTGGAACCGGCGCAAGGACGGCGAAATCTATCCGCAGTGGCAATGCATCCGCGCCATCCGCGGCGACCACGGCCTGCTCAGCCACTATGTGGCCGTGTTTTCCGACATCAGCGTGCTCAAGCATTCCCAGCAGGAACTCGACCACCTCGCCCACCACGATCCGCTGAGCAACCTGCCCAACCGCCTGCTGTTCAGCGAGCGCGTCGAACATGCCCTGCAGCGCGCCCAGCGCGACGACGATCGCGGCGCCGTGCTGGTCGTGGACCTGGATCACTTCAAGCACATCAACGAGAGTCTCGGCCACAATGTTGGCGACCTGTTGCTCAAGGCCACCGGGGAGCGGCTCGCCAGCAGGCTCGGCCCCGGCAGTACCCTGGCGCGTCTGGGCGGTGACGAGTTCGCCGTGCTCAGCGAAGACTGCACACAGGCCGAGCAGGCGGCGCATCTGGCGCAGGCACTGATCGACTGCCTGAACGCACCGTTCCTGCTCGACGGTCAGGAGCTGTTCATCTCGGCCAGTGTGGGCATCTGCCTGTATCCCGAAGATGCGAAGACCGTCGATGAGGTGCTGCGCAACGTCGACTCGGCGCTGTTCAAGGCCAAGAACAGCGGCCGTGAAGGCTTCGCGTTCTACGATCAGGAGCAGACCGAGTACGCACGCCAGCGTGTGGAACTGATCGCCGGCATGCGGCACGCCATCGAAAATGGCGAGCTGCGGGTACATTACCAACCGCTGCACAGCCTGACTGACAACCAGATGATAGGTGTCGAGGCACTGGTACGCTGGCAGCATCCGCAGCGTGGGCTGGTGCCGCCTGGCGAGTTCATTCCGATTGCCGAAGACAGCGGCATGATCAGCGCCATCGACGCCTGGGTGCTCGAGCAGGCATGCCGGCAGATGGTCGCCTGGCGCAACGCCGGGCACGGTCTGCAATTCGTCGCCGTGAACATCTCCAGCCGCCTGTTCAGCCGCGGCGAACTGGATCAGCGCGTCGCCCAGGTCTTGCAGAGCACTGGCCTGCCGGCGAGCTGTTTGGAGCTGGAAGTGACGGAAAGCGCGGTGATGGACGCCCCGGATCAGGCCCAGGCCCTGCTCGAACGCCTGCGCAGCCTGGGCGTGCGCCTGGCCATCGACGACTTCGGCACCGGTTACAGTTCGCTGGCGCGCCTGAAGCGCTTGCCGGTACACAAGCTCAAGCTCGACCAGAGCTTCGTAGCGGGCCTGCCCGACGACCAGGACGACCTGGCGATCACCCGCGCGGTGATCGCCCTGGCGCACAGCATGGAGATGAAGGTCCTTGCCGAAGGCGTGGAGCGCGTCGAGCAGCTAGAGCGTCTGCGCCAGCTGGGCTGCGACTACGTTCAGGGCTACTTCATCGGTCGCCCGGTGCCCGCGCAGAACCTGCCGCTGGCGTGA
- the desA gene encoding delta-9 fatty acid desaturase DesA: MWYNGFLDLPVWQLIIVTLLLTHVTIVAVTVYLHRYSAHRSLELNPALKHFFRFWLWMTTGMNTREWTAIHRKHHAKCETADDPHSPVVKGLGTVMRKGAELYAEEAKNEDTLRIYGKNCPDDWLERNVYSRFPLGGVSLMLIIDVLLFGALGLTVWAVQMIWIPFWAAGVINGLGHAVGYRNFECRDAATNLVPWGIIIGGEELHNNHHTYPNSAKLSVKPWEFDMGWAWIKLFSFLGLAKVQRVAPIAHRVPGKGILDMDTAMAILNNRFQIMAQYRKLVIGPLVKQELAKADESVRHQFRRAKRLLSREPSLLHDKQQVHIDAMLAHSQALKVIYEKRLALQLIWARTSANGHDMLEAIKHWVQDAEASGIQSLRDFAEQLKTYSLRPVAA; encoded by the coding sequence ATGTGGTACAACGGTTTTCTCGACTTGCCGGTCTGGCAGCTCATCATCGTTACCCTGCTGCTGACCCACGTCACCATCGTGGCCGTCACGGTCTATCTGCACCGTTACTCGGCCCATCGCTCCCTGGAGCTGAACCCTGCACTCAAGCACTTCTTCCGTTTCTGGCTGTGGATGACCACAGGCATGAATACCCGCGAGTGGACGGCCATCCACCGCAAGCACCACGCCAAATGCGAAACCGCCGACGATCCCCATAGCCCGGTGGTGAAAGGGCTTGGCACGGTGATGCGCAAAGGCGCCGAATTGTATGCCGAAGAGGCGAAGAACGAGGACACCCTGCGCATCTACGGCAAGAATTGCCCCGATGACTGGCTCGAGCGCAACGTCTATTCGCGCTTCCCGCTTGGTGGTGTGTCGCTGATGCTGATCATCGATGTGCTGCTGTTCGGCGCACTCGGTCTGACCGTATGGGCCGTGCAGATGATCTGGATTCCCTTCTGGGCGGCCGGCGTCATCAACGGGCTGGGCCATGCCGTCGGCTATCGCAACTTCGAATGCCGCGACGCGGCCACCAATCTGGTGCCCTGGGGCATCATCATTGGCGGCGAGGAGCTGCACAACAACCACCACACCTACCCCAACTCCGCCAAGCTGTCGGTCAAGCCCTGGGAGTTCGACATGGGCTGGGCGTGGATAAAACTGTTCAGCTTCCTGGGGCTCGCCAAGGTTCAGCGTGTCGCGCCGATCGCCCACCGAGTACCAGGCAAAGGGATTCTGGACATGGACACCGCCATGGCCATCCTCAACAACCGTTTCCAGATCATGGCCCAGTACCGCAAGCTGGTGATCGGGCCGCTGGTCAAGCAGGAGCTCGCCAAGGCCGACGAGTCGGTTCGCCACCAGTTCCGCCGCGCCAAGCGATTGCTCTCCCGTGAGCCGAGCCTGCTGCACGACAAGCAGCAGGTGCATATCGATGCGATGCTGGCGCACAGCCAGGCGCTCAAGGTGATCTACGAGAAGCGTCTGGCCCTGCAGCTGATCTGGGCGCGTACCAGTGCCAACGGCCATGACATGCTCGAGGCCATCAAGCACTGGGTGCAGGATGCCGAGGCCAGTGGCATTCAATCCCTGCGCGACTTCGCCGAGCAGCTGAAGACCTACTCCCTGCGACCCGTCGCCGCGTGA
- a CDS encoding GGDEF domain-containing protein, translating into MDELAAIDLEELTLALLHSRAEGTRLREREQLFSTLLGSVNAVLWAFDWEAQQIIYVSPAYELVFGRSAGLLLADYGEWRNSIYPDDLEYAAESMAKVLETGAVEAREYRIIRADGEIRWLSDKCFIGRQSETHASPIIFGIAEDITEKKQLEGELHRLATTDVLTQSSNRRHFFECAQSEFELARTHGQPLAFLLLDLDDFKHINDTYGHQVGDQVLQQLANCASSVLRRGDLFGRIGGEEFAALFPGCEPELASQIAQRLQREIQRLSFSHEGTAFGITVSQGLTSLRSGDPGLDVLYARADAAMYQAKRQGKNQIVTS; encoded by the coding sequence ATGGATGAACTCGCAGCTATCGACCTGGAGGAGCTGACCCTGGCGTTGCTGCACAGCCGTGCCGAGGGCACTCGGCTGCGCGAGCGCGAGCAGCTGTTCAGTACCCTGCTGGGCAGTGTGAACGCCGTACTCTGGGCGTTCGACTGGGAGGCCCAGCAGATCATCTACGTCAGCCCGGCCTACGAGCTGGTTTTCGGCCGTTCGGCCGGCTTGCTGCTGGCCGACTACGGTGAATGGCGCAACAGTATCTATCCGGATGATCTGGAGTACGCTGCCGAGAGCATGGCCAAGGTACTGGAGACCGGCGCCGTGGAGGCCCGGGAGTATCGGATCATCCGCGCCGATGGCGAAATCCGCTGGCTCAGTGACAAGTGCTTTATCGGCCGGCAGAGCGAGACCCATGCCTCGCCGATCATCTTCGGTATCGCCGAGGACATTACCGAGAAGAAGCAGCTAGAAGGCGAGCTGCATCGCTTGGCGACCACCGACGTGCTGACCCAGAGCAGCAACCGGCGGCACTTCTTCGAATGCGCCCAGAGTGAGTTCGAGCTGGCGCGCACCCATGGGCAGCCGCTGGCTTTTCTGCTCCTGGACCTGGACGATTTCAAGCACATCAATGACACCTACGGCCATCAGGTGGGCGACCAGGTGCTGCAGCAACTGGCCAATTGCGCCAGCTCGGTGCTGCGCCGAGGTGATCTGTTCGGGCGAATCGGTGGTGAGGAATTCGCGGCGCTGTTCCCGGGATGCGAGCCGGAACTGGCCTCGCAGATCGCCCAGCGCCTGCAACGGGAAATTCAACGCCTGTCGTTCAGCCATGAAGGCACGGCTTTCGGTATCACCGTCAGCCAGGGCCTGACGTCCCTGCGCAGCGGCGACCCTGGGCTCGATGTGCTCTACGCACGTGCCGATGCGGCCATGTATCAGGCCAAGCGCCAGGGCAAGAATCAGATCGTCACCAGCTGA
- a CDS encoding OprD family porin → MKKASLALAVAAGTLGLTLGNVANAAFIEDSTAKLDLRNFYFDNDNRESQGDVGVANAHNGQVREWGQAFQLNLQSGFTEGTVGVGVDALGLLGVRLDGGGRAGKVGQDRNPSALFPLESDGSARDEFSSLGLTGKIRFSKTVAHVGTLQPKLPVVTFNDGRLIPQTFEGAQITSNEIDNLTLIAGQLEHAKGRTSSNADSLAIAGAGAGADSNKFYYGGADYKINKDLLVQYYYGNLDDFYKQHFLGLTHTLALGAGSLKSDLRYFDTNSDGKNGSAAGRAEGYLGSGYYGRNAAGTGITTGEVDNRTWSAFFTYSLEGHALSAGYQQVSGDSNFIQLNQGSIPGQGGSTTYLITDRQISNFGRAGERTWITQYGYDFGKIGVPGLTANVLYMKGDNIKSARGDLKEWERDLTISYVVQEGAAKGLGFAWRNASLRSEVANADADQNRLIVSYSIPLL, encoded by the coding sequence ATGAAAAAAGCTTCCCTGGCGCTGGCCGTAGCCGCCGGCACTCTGGGTCTGACCCTGGGCAACGTTGCCAACGCTGCCTTTATCGAAGACAGCACGGCCAAGCTGGATCTGCGTAACTTCTATTTCGACAACGACAACCGTGAAAGCCAGGGTGATGTGGGTGTTGCCAACGCTCACAATGGCCAGGTGCGTGAGTGGGGCCAGGCGTTCCAGCTGAACCTGCAGTCGGGCTTTACCGAAGGCACCGTGGGCGTGGGCGTCGATGCCCTCGGCCTGCTGGGCGTGCGTCTGGACGGTGGCGGCCGCGCGGGCAAAGTCGGGCAAGATCGTAATCCGAGTGCTCTGTTCCCCCTGGAAAGCGATGGCAGCGCTCGTGACGAGTTCAGCAGCCTGGGCCTGACCGGCAAGATCCGTTTCTCCAAGACCGTTGCCCATGTTGGTACCCTGCAGCCGAAACTGCCGGTGGTGACCTTCAACGATGGTCGTCTGATCCCGCAGACCTTCGAAGGCGCGCAGATCACCTCCAACGAGATCGACAACCTGACCCTGATTGCCGGTCAGCTGGAGCACGCCAAGGGCCGTACCTCCAGTAACGCCGACTCGCTGGCTATCGCTGGCGCCGGTGCAGGTGCCGACAGCAACAAGTTCTACTACGGCGGCGCTGACTACAAGATCAACAAGGATCTGCTGGTTCAGTACTACTACGGCAACCTGGATGACTTCTACAAGCAGCACTTCCTGGGTCTGACCCATACCCTGGCGCTGGGCGCTGGCTCGCTGAAATCCGACCTGCGCTATTTCGACACCAACTCCGACGGCAAGAATGGCAGTGCCGCTGGTCGTGCTGAGGGCTACCTGGGTTCGGGTTACTACGGCCGCAATGCCGCTGGTACCGGCATCACTACCGGTGAAGTCGACAACCGTACCTGGAGCGCGTTCTTCACCTACAGCCTGGAAGGTCACGCGCTGAGCGCCGGTTACCAGCAGGTTTCCGGTGACAGCAACTTCATCCAGCTGAACCAGGGCTCGATCCCAGGCCAGGGTGGCTCTACCACCTACCTGATCACCGACCGTCAGATCAGCAACTTCGGCCGTGCCGGCGAGCGTACCTGGATCACCCAGTACGGCTACGACTTCGGCAAGATCGGCGTGCCGGGCCTGACCGCCAACGTGTTGTACATGAAAGGTGACAACATCAAGTCGGCAAGGGGCGATCTGAAAGAGTGGGAACGCGACCTGACCATCAGCTACGTGGTACAGGAAGGCGCTGCCAAGGGGCTGGGCTTCGCTTGGCGTAACGCTTCGCTGCGTTCGGAAGTTGCCAACGCCGACGCCGACCAGAACCGCCTGATCGTCAGCTACAGCATCCCCCTGCTCTAA